The following are encoded in a window of Pseudomonas sp. JQ170C genomic DNA:
- a CDS encoding FAD-binding oxidoreductase, which yields MPLPHSLCDDLHLLLGDRFSTSASVREHHGSDSSALDPMPPDAVAYANSLDDIVSISAACHRHNVPMIAYGSGTSLEGWLQASHGGVSIDVSGMNQIVEIRVDDMDATVQPGVTRKQLNAALHGTGLFFPIDPGADASLGGMAATRASGTNAVRYGTMRENVLGMTAVLADGRVINTGGRARKSSSGYDLTHLLVGSGGTLATIAELTVKLHPIPESISAAVCRFPSVDHAVRAVIQIIQLGVPVARIELLDALTMRALNAYSKTQLREVPSLLFELHGSEAGVKEQLETVRMVADEHQGLDFEWAVHPEDRSRLWQARHDGYFAALALRPGCRALTTDAVVPISRLADCIEATAADLAEQGLLAPIFGHVGDGNFHALILVDPADAAEVERAEAAAHRLAERAITMHGSCTGEHGIGLTKQHYMAVEHGANAVDAMQAIKAALDPKQLMNPGKIFPRGHATG from the coding sequence ATGCCCCTTCCCCATTCCCTGTGCGATGACCTGCACCTGTTGCTCGGTGACCGGTTTTCTACCTCCGCCAGCGTGCGCGAGCACCATGGCAGCGATAGTTCCGCCCTCGATCCGATGCCGCCGGATGCCGTCGCCTACGCCAACAGCCTCGACGATATCGTCAGCATCAGCGCCGCGTGCCATCGCCACAACGTGCCGATGATCGCCTATGGCAGCGGCACCTCGCTGGAAGGTTGGTTGCAGGCGAGCCACGGTGGCGTGAGCATTGATGTCTCGGGCATGAACCAGATCGTCGAGATCCGCGTTGACGACATGGATGCCACGGTACAACCCGGCGTGACCCGCAAGCAGCTCAATGCAGCCTTGCATGGTACCGGGCTGTTCTTCCCCATCGACCCGGGTGCCGACGCCTCGCTGGGCGGCATGGCGGCAACCCGCGCCTCGGGTACCAACGCGGTGCGCTACGGCACCATGCGCGAAAACGTGCTGGGCATGACCGCCGTGCTGGCCGACGGTCGCGTGATCAACACCGGCGGACGGGCACGCAAATCCTCCTCCGGCTATGACCTGACGCACTTGCTGGTGGGCTCGGGCGGCACGCTGGCGACCATCGCCGAGCTGACCGTCAAGCTGCACCCGATTCCGGAGTCCATCTCGGCAGCCGTCTGCCGATTCCCCAGCGTCGATCACGCCGTCCGCGCGGTGATCCAGATCATCCAGCTGGGCGTGCCCGTCGCCCGCATCGAACTGCTCGACGCACTGACCATGCGCGCCCTCAATGCCTACAGCAAAACACAACTGCGCGAGGTGCCCTCGCTGCTCTTTGAACTGCATGGCTCCGAGGCCGGGGTGAAGGAGCAACTGGAGACGGTGCGCATGGTCGCCGACGAACACCAGGGGCTGGACTTCGAGTGGGCGGTGCATCCCGAAGACCGCAGCCGCTTGTGGCAAGCACGCCACGACGGCTACTTCGCCGCCCTGGCCCTGCGCCCCGGCTGTCGTGCCCTGACCACCGATGCGGTGGTGCCGATTTCGCGCCTGGCCGACTGCATTGAAGCGACCGCTGCGGACCTTGCGGAACAGGGCTTGCTCGCGCCCATTTTCGGCCACGTCGGCGACGGTAATTTCCATGCGCTGATTCTGGTCGACCCGGCCGACGCGGCCGAAGTCGAGCGCGCCGAAGCGGCCGCCCATCGACTGGCCGAACGCGCGATTACCATGCACGGCAGTTGCACCGGCGAGCACGGCATCGGCCTGACCAAACAGCACTACATGGCGGTTGAACATGGGGCAAACGCGGTGGACGCCATGCAGGCGATCAAGGCCGCACTGGACCCGAAACAACTGATGAACCCCGGGAAGATTTTTCCGCGCGGACACGCCACTGGCTGA